A single genomic interval of Spirochaetaceae bacterium harbors:
- a CDS encoding DNA-directed RNA polymerase subunit omega, giving the protein MNKSDMPLKEIVDSNQNIYEITNVAIRRAAQLTLSSDESFFKEEGKVVSLALKEVMHKVVSYKIDQD; this is encoded by the coding sequence ATGAATAAAAGTGATATGCCGTTAAAAGAAATTGTTGATAGTAACCAAAATATTTACGAAATTACCAATGTGGCCATTAGGCGGGCAGCCCAACTCACCCTAAGCAGCGATGAAAGCTTTTTTAAAGAAGAAGGCAAAGTGGTATCGCTGGCTTTAAAAGAGGTAATGCACAAAGTTGTAAGTTATAAGATTGACCAAGACTAA
- a CDS encoding heavy metal translocating P-type ATPase — protein MTEKVNINIGGLSCAACAKRVERALAKTAGVSVATVNYATEKAAISFDNKQTNLTALAQVVNKAGYKWLGAEAKDSAKEERALKLRVVVAAIFAAPLFYMVMGPKVGLPIPAVIDYMSLLRLVDASHDFEFLYTTALRDATTNAFVQLFLTIPLVIAGFNFYRRGFKALINFSPNMDSLVAVGTAAAIVYSFFSIYRILEGDAHAAHYLYFEIAGIILTLVLVGKMLELKNKNRAKQSIERLLKLTPQTAIRELAGGGEEEIALNLVQKGDILIVKSGEKVPVDGVITEGAAYIDEQMITGESIPVSKGQAAEVIGATINTDGYFKMRAGRVGEAMLINQIAKLVEDAQASRAPIEALADTVSKFFVPAVILMAIIAFGGWLLAGAPLTTALTIAVAVLVIACPCALGLATPMAIMMGSGRGAQLGLLIKGGEAFERAAKVNSVVFDKTGTITEGKPKLIKTLLINDNLTENEAVKLAASLEQGSSHPLALAFVTANQLGLYPLTNFATLSGLGVSGGIDDNHYLLGAKNLMFNNNIKLPESYEQLEAEGTLIFLAQNNLLAAVFVVRDVIKTESAAAMAQLAAMQINTIMLTGDNHTTAQLIAQQAGIKAVFAEVRPDGKGEKIKELKDSGRIVAMVGDGINDTIALAEAHVGIAVASGSDVALDEADIVLMKDNLQDVVKALRLSKATMRTIKQNLFWAFSYNIIGLPLAAGVFHIFGGPLLNPMFAAFAMAFSSLAVISNALRLKAFK, from the coding sequence ATGACCGAAAAAGTAAACATTAATATCGGCGGCCTTAGCTGTGCCGCCTGCGCCAAACGAGTGGAACGGGCCTTAGCCAAAACCGCCGGTGTAAGTGTGGCCACCGTTAATTATGCCACCGAAAAAGCCGCTATTAGTTTTGATAATAAACAAACTAATTTGACTGCTTTGGCGCAGGTGGTAAACAAAGCCGGCTATAAATGGTTGGGCGCAGAGGCTAAAGATAGCGCCAAAGAAGAGCGGGCTTTAAAGTTACGCGTCGTTGTGGCAGCTATCTTTGCTGCACCGTTATTTTATATGGTGATGGGGCCAAAGGTTGGGCTGCCTATCCCGGCGGTTATCGATTATATGTCCCTGCTAAGGCTGGTGGACGCAAGCCACGACTTTGAATTTCTTTATACCACTGCCCTGCGGGACGCCACAACTAATGCCTTTGTGCAGCTTTTTTTAACTATTCCCCTCGTTATAGCCGGCTTTAATTTTTACCGGCGCGGCTTTAAGGCCTTAATCAATTTTTCGCCCAATATGGATAGCCTTGTGGCCGTAGGCACGGCGGCGGCCATTGTGTACAGCTTTTTTAGCATTTATCGTATTTTAGAGGGCGATGCCCATGCGGCGCATTACCTTTACTTTGAGATAGCCGGTATCATTTTAACTTTAGTGCTGGTGGGTAAAATGCTAGAACTTAAAAATAAAAACCGTGCAAAACAATCTATCGAAAGATTACTTAAATTAACGCCGCAAACGGCCATCAGAGAGTTGGCCGGTGGCGGAGAAGAAGAGATTGCTTTAAATTTAGTGCAAAAAGGTGATATTTTAATTGTTAAAAGCGGCGAGAAAGTCCCGGTCGACGGCGTTATCACCGAAGGAGCGGCTTATATTGATGAGCAAATGATTACCGGCGAGAGTATCCCAGTAAGTAAAGGCCAAGCTGCCGAAGTAATTGGAGCTACCATTAACACCGATGGTTACTTTAAAATGCGTGCCGGCCGGGTAGGCGAGGCTATGCTGATTAATCAAATTGCCAAATTGGTGGAAGATGCGCAGGCCAGCCGTGCGCCTATTGAGGCGTTGGCCGATACGGTGTCTAAGTTTTTTGTGCCGGCGGTTATCTTGATGGCTATTATTGCTTTTGGCGGCTGGTTGTTGGCCGGCGCACCGCTGACAACGGCCTTAACTATTGCGGTGGCGGTGCTGGTTATTGCCTGTCCGTGCGCGCTTGGCCTTGCTACACCAATGGCCATTATGATGGGCAGCGGACGCGGCGCCCAGTTGGGTTTACTGATTAAAGGCGGCGAGGCTTTTGAGCGGGCAGCCAAAGTTAATAGCGTGGTTTTTGATAAAACCGGCACCATCACAGAGGGTAAACCCAAATTAATAAAAACTTTGCTTATAAATGACAATCTAACTGAAAACGAAGCCGTTAAGCTTGCCGCCAGCTTAGAGCAAGGCAGCAGCCACCCGTTGGCTTTAGCTTTTGTTACGGCTAATCAACTTGGTTTGTACCCATTAACTAATTTTGCTACTTTAAGCGGACTAGGCGTGAGCGGAGGTATTGATGATAATCATTATTTACTTGGCGCTAAAAATTTAATGTTTAACAATAATATTAAATTACCGGAGAGTTATGAGCAGCTGGAGGCCGAAGGTACGCTTATCTTTTTGGCGCAGAATAATTTGTTGGCGGCTGTTTTTGTGGTGCGCGATGTTATTAAGACCGAAAGCGCCGCCGCTATGGCCCAGCTGGCAGCTATGCAGATAAATACTATTATGCTTACCGGTGATAACCACACGACGGCCCAGCTTATTGCTCAGCAGGCCGGGATTAAGGCGGTTTTTGCCGAAGTTCGCCCCGATGGTAAAGGCGAAAAAATTAAAGAACTTAAAGATAGCGGCCGTATCGTGGCGATGGTGGGTGATGGCATTAACGATACCATTGCTTTAGCCGAAGCGCATGTGGGTATTGCCGTAGCCAGTGGCAGCGATGTGGCCTTAGATGAAGCCGATATTGTGTTAATGAAAGATAATTTACAAGATGTAGTTAAAGCTTTGCGTTTAAGCAAAGCCACGATGCGCACCATTAAACAAAACCTTTTTTGGGCTTTTAGTTATAATATTATCGGCTTGCCTTTGGCGGCGGGAGTTTTTCATATTTTTGGCGGGCCGCTGCTTAACCCTATGTTTGCCGCCTTTGCGATGGCCTTTAGCAGTTTAGCGGTAATTAGTAATGCTTTAAGGTTAAAAGCTTTTAAATAG